Proteins found in one Pectobacterium atrosepticum genomic segment:
- a CDS encoding serine protease, translating into MTLQKSAFHETYVRAAGAVAFVAVVDTNGDEGIGTAFHIGDGIFVTARHVVEGVTIKEIATTKSAHLIEEAGGKMVPPRRLQIVDGPYFGPNGLDVAVFRVELGTTPLPAITVSQHTDYSFGENDLVLSDILVVGYPPIPFTTVPNQVVTLGQINAVVRVHHSPALHFIASSMARGGFSGGVALDQSGVALALVTESLGQGDMPLETGYMSLLSIEPAVDLAAEKFKFSTHGGYPGRYSDTLFAVKFSDPSGRSLSSFIYDASLYIYDDDRDVFVEINCADEARMDEAVATFDNITPLTRHDIGDGAVLYTPTENPSAELLLEAGEAVAALFESFGYKRTALERSQWQLKSKR; encoded by the coding sequence CGTGGCGTTCGTAGCCGTAGTCGATACTAATGGAGATGAAGGGATTGGTACCGCGTTCCATATCGGTGATGGGATTTTCGTTACGGCCCGGCACGTGGTTGAAGGGGTGACAATCAAGGAGATCGCTACCACCAAATCGGCGCACCTCATCGAAGAGGCTGGAGGTAAGATGGTTCCTCCGCGTCGGCTACAGATTGTCGATGGTCCCTACTTTGGTCCAAATGGACTCGATGTTGCTGTCTTCAGAGTTGAGCTTGGCACGACGCCGTTGCCGGCGATCACTGTCAGCCAGCACACGGACTACTCGTTTGGAGAGAATGACTTGGTCCTATCAGACATCCTCGTGGTCGGCTATCCCCCGATCCCGTTTACTACGGTACCCAACCAAGTTGTCACTTTAGGACAGATCAATGCTGTAGTACGTGTACATCATTCTCCAGCCCTGCATTTCATCGCTTCATCCATGGCCCGGGGCGGGTTTAGCGGAGGTGTGGCGCTTGATCAGTCCGGTGTTGCGCTTGCACTCGTGACAGAAAGTTTGGGCCAGGGCGATATGCCGCTGGAAACCGGCTATATGAGCCTGCTGTCGATCGAACCGGCGGTGGATCTTGCTGCCGAAAAATTCAAGTTCAGCACTCATGGTGGCTATCCTGGTCGCTATAGTGACACGTTGTTCGCCGTGAAATTCTCGGACCCGTCTGGTAGGTCGCTTAGTTCTTTTATCTATGACGCCAGTTTGTACATCTATGATGACGACCGCGACGTATTTGTTGAGATCAATTGCGCAGACGAGGCACGGATGGATGAAGCGGTCGCGACATTCGATAACATTACGCCTCTCACTCGCCACGATATTGGTGATGGGGCCGTTTTGTACACGCCCACCGAAAACCCTTCCGCAGAGCTGCTGCTTGAGGCGGGGGAGGCTGTAGCGGCTCTCTTCGAGAGTTTTGGCTACAAGAGGACGGCCTTGGAGCGCAGTCAGTGGCAGCTCAAGTCCAAGCGTTAG